A part of Halolamina sp. CBA1230 genomic DNA contains:
- a CDS encoding site-specific integrase: protein MVSDKRRIEKRIVRIDPERGPDGSTDPEIANEDREVLLAFYETLKYINRADSRFSNARVLSLLDTMILTSKHVDVPLDATLDPETGPEAVDAVTDWMDQHYGSNSLDTRYSCFKIWGEVMTDGDEQPDHFEAITLNNGPADPTPQASNILRYENEIIDAIRVQTNKRDKAIVATMWSTGGRPASELHRLRMKHVEVEDGFVRISIPEDTKTGSREIQMHTGSPFLVRWIENHPGHDVEGGITPEMPLWANLRPGFGDIYDPISYNQFVKPLTKAAEATDIQKTLTAQHCRRSRASDLASKTYISQVDLERHFGWCRQSDAPRHYIVKFDETSQKRIAAADGADVDPEADTVNIAPVRCEGCGRWTERHLDECIWCPTPVPADLTDTAHPPAIMDEANLLDLIVEGEITARDLKALRKLEPVIKQRSDLFERLNAYIRHAEQVEEDSDEES, encoded by the coding sequence ATGGTAAGCGATAAGCGGCGAATAGAAAAGCGCATCGTCAGAATCGATCCGGAACGTGGTCCGGACGGCAGTACCGACCCGGAGATCGCCAACGAAGACCGGGAGGTCCTCCTCGCATTCTACGAGACGCTCAAGTACATCAACCGGGCCGACAGCCGATTCAGCAACGCACGCGTGCTGTCGCTACTCGATACGATGATCCTCACGAGCAAACACGTCGACGTCCCACTCGACGCCACACTGGACCCCGAAACTGGGCCAGAGGCCGTCGACGCCGTCACAGACTGGATGGACCAGCACTACGGCAGCAACTCGCTCGACACGCGGTACAGTTGCTTCAAAATCTGGGGCGAGGTGATGACCGACGGCGACGAGCAGCCGGATCACTTCGAGGCCATCACGCTGAACAACGGCCCTGCAGATCCGACCCCACAAGCGTCGAACATCCTCCGATACGAGAACGAGATCATTGACGCCATCCGCGTCCAGACCAACAAGCGCGACAAGGCGATCGTCGCGACGATGTGGTCCACCGGTGGCCGGCCGGCAAGCGAGCTCCACAGGCTGCGCATGAAGCATGTCGAAGTCGAAGACGGGTTCGTGCGTATCTCAATCCCGGAGGATACGAAAACAGGGAGCCGCGAGATACAGATGCACACGGGGTCACCATTCCTCGTCCGCTGGATAGAGAATCACCCCGGTCACGATGTCGAAGGCGGGATTACCCCCGAGATGCCGCTGTGGGCTAACCTCCGTCCCGGGTTCGGCGACATCTACGATCCGATTAGCTACAACCAGTTCGTGAAGCCGTTGACGAAGGCAGCCGAGGCCACGGACATCCAGAAGACGCTGACGGCGCAGCACTGTCGACGGAGTCGCGCATCCGACTTAGCGTCGAAGACCTACATTAGTCAGGTCGACCTCGAACGTCACTTCGGCTGGTGTCGGCAGTCGGACGCGCCGCGTCACTACATCGTCAAGTTCGATGAGACAAGTCAGAAGCGGATTGCCGCCGCCGACGGCGCCGACGTCGACCCCGAGGCCGACACGGTAAACATCGCGCCCGTTCGCTGCGAGGGCTGCGGTCGGTGGACCGAGCGGCACCTGGATGAGTGTATCTGGTGCCCCACACCTGTGCCGGCTGACCTGACCGACACGGCACACCCGCCGGCCATCATGGATGAGGCGAACTTGCTCGACCTGATTGTTGAGGGCGAGATTACGGCGCGTGACTTGAAGGCGCTGCGGAAACTCGAACCGGTCATCAAGCAGCGGTCAGACCTGTTCGAGCGGCTCAACGCCTACATCCGACACGCCGAGCAAGTGGAGGAAGATTCAGACGAAGAGAGTTAA